In Nitrosophilus labii, the following proteins share a genomic window:
- a CDS encoding aspartate carbamoyltransferase catalytic subunit yields the protein MKHLIDTKDLSIQEIEEIFEDAKHFLEETPRSLLKNRLIITIFFENSTRTRSSFEVAAKKLGAQVVSLDVSRSSTKKGETLFDTAANLDAMGPNAIIVRHKHAGVPKILSNYVNCSLINGGDGAHAHPSQALLDLFTIKRYIPDVKGKKIAIVGDIKNSRVANSNIELLNRFGMEVILVAPPHFLPRRDLKYTHNIKDVIDEVDVIMSLRTQTERHKLPIYASLRDYASDFCITKELIGDRDIILLHPGPVHRNIDIDDEMLKDPRCKVLEQVKNGVAVRMAILKKLIMPNG from the coding sequence ATTAAACATCTAATCGATACAAAAGATTTGTCAATACAAGAAATTGAAGAGATTTTTGAAGATGCTAAACACTTTTTAGAGGAGACTCCTAGAAGTCTTTTAAAAAACAGATTGATTATAACAATTTTTTTCGAAAACTCTACAAGAACAAGAAGCTCTTTTGAAGTTGCGGCAAAAAAACTAGGCGCTCAAGTGGTGAGTTTAGATGTTTCAAGAAGCTCCACAAAAAAAGGGGAAACCCTATTTGATACGGCAGCAAATCTCGATGCAATGGGGCCAAATGCCATAATAGTAAGACACAAACATGCAGGTGTTCCAAAAATACTGTCCAACTATGTAAACTGTTCCTTGATTAACGGAGGAGACGGGGCTCATGCCCATCCATCTCAAGCTCTTTTGGATCTTTTTACGATTAAAAGATATATACCCGACGTTAAAGGAAAAAAAATAGCAATAGTGGGCGATATCAAAAACTCTCGAGTCGCAAACTCCAACATAGAGCTTTTAAACCGTTTTGGAATGGAAGTTATACTAGTAGCCCCTCCTCACTTTTTGCCAAGAAGAGATCTAAAATATACTCATAACATAAAAGATGTAATAGACGAAGTAGATGTCATAATGAGTCTTAGAACCCAGACAGAAAGACATAAACTTCCTATTTATGCTAGTTTGAGAGACTATGCAAGCGATTTTTGCATAACCAAAGAGTTGATAGGAGATAGAGACATCATACTTCTTCACCCAGGTCCGGTTCACAGAAATATAGATATAGATGATGAAATGCTAAAAGATCCAAGATGTAAAGTTTTAGAACAGGTTAAAAACGGTGTTGCAGTAAGGATGGCAATACTGAAAAAACTCATAATGCCAAATGGATAA
- a CDS encoding aminodeoxychorismate synthase component I, with translation MDKISSLARKGIPFLFVIDFEAKKIFAQSLETLENIYFQIDGYKNYKYDQKNCKNAFIKQKFPVSFERYQKAFFEVQEEIKKGNTYLLNLTFPTKIETDLSLKEIFFCSKAKFKLFFKNKFVCFSPERFIKIENNTIKTYPMKGTIDASLPNAANLILSNEKEMAEHIMVVDLLRNDLGMVAEKIKVKRFRYIDKIKAGKKELLQVSSEIEGKLPKEWRENLGEILLKLLPAGSISGTPKKRSIEIIKRVENYDRGFFTGIFGIFDGKNLDSAVIIRYIEKKESALVYKSGGGITIQSNVEDEYKEMIEKVYIPTLAI, from the coding sequence ATGGATAAGATAAGTTCTCTAGCAAGAAAAGGGATCCCCTTTCTTTTTGTTATAGATTTCGAGGCAAAAAAAATATTTGCCCAGAGTCTAGAAACTCTTGAAAATATATATTTTCAGATAGATGGTTACAAAAATTACAAATACGACCAAAAAAATTGCAAAAATGCTTTTATAAAACAGAAGTTTCCTGTTTCTTTTGAAAGATATCAGAAAGCCTTTTTTGAAGTCCAAGAAGAGATCAAAAAAGGAAATACATATCTGCTCAATCTAACATTTCCTACAAAAATCGAAACAGACCTATCTTTAAAGGAGATATTTTTCTGCTCAAAAGCAAAATTTAAACTCTTTTTTAAAAACAAGTTTGTCTGCTTCTCACCCGAGCGGTTTATAAAAATAGAAAATAACACTATCAAAACATATCCTATGAAAGGAACAATAGACGCATCACTACCAAATGCCGCTAACTTGATTTTATCTAACGAAAAAGAGATGGCAGAACATATTATGGTGGTTGATCTTTTAAGAAACGATCTCGGAATGGTTGCTGAAAAGATAAAAGTAAAAAGATTTAGATATATAGATAAAATAAAAGCTGGAAAAAAAGAGCTTCTTCAAGTAAGTTCAGAAATAGAAGGAAAGTTGCCCAAAGAATGGAGAGAAAATCTGGGTGAAATACTTCTTAAACTCTTACCCGCAGGGAGTATCAGCGGAACTCCTAAAAAAAGAAGCATAGAGATAATAAAGAGGGTGGAAAACTACGATAGAGGCTTTTTTACGGGAATATTCGGTATTTTTGATGGCAAAAATCTTGATAGCGCAGTTATTATAAGATATATTGAAAAAAAAGAAAGCGCTCTAGTATATAAAAGCGGCGGGGGGATAACTATACAAAGCAATGTTGAAGATGAATATAAGGAGATGATCGAAAAAGTTTATATTCCTACTCTTGCAATCTAA
- a CDS encoding transposase — protein MGLLILKQLENLSDENIVLQWKRNLYYQYFCGMREYQPAYPCDPTDLVYFRKHIGKDGIEKIFAISIDLRGNAKEEKQVIVDTTVQEKNITYPTRHTKNFASEGIIT, from the coding sequence GTGGGACTATTGATTTTAAAACAGTTAGAGAATTTAAGTGATGAGAATATTGTATTACAATGGAAGAGAAATCTATATTATCAATATTTTTGTGGAATGAGGGAGTATCAACCTGCATATCCTTGTGACCCGACGGATTTAGTTTACTTTAGAAAGCATATTGGTAAAGATGGGATAGAGAAGATATTTGCAATAAGTATCGATCTACGTGGCAATGCTAAAGAAGAAAAACAAGTTATAGTCGATACGACAGTGCAAGAGAAAAATATAACCTATCCTACAAGACATACCAAGAATTTCGCGTCTGAAGGAATTATAACATAA
- a CDS encoding transposase, producing the protein MARVFIAKSVYNIQTTRDLIERLYRDRTLRVICGWRYKSDIPSESKFSRVFNPDYTIEFVSVMLLLEL; encoded by the coding sequence ATTGCAAGAGTGTTTATAGCAAAGAGTGTTTATAATATTCAAACAACAAGAGATTTAATAGAGAGGCTCTATCGTGATAGAACTTTAAGAGTTATATGTGGGTGGAGATATAAAAGTGATATTCCAAGCGAATCAAAATTTAGTAGAGTTTTTAACCCGGATTATACAATAGAATTTGTTTCAGTAATGCTTTTGCTTGAGCTTTAG
- a CDS encoding IS1634 family transposase, protein MFIREKKNKSGSVSIQIISKKRGKYKVIETIGSAKDEIKRSLLLDKAKKRLKELEPTLFDLYEDNKDEKADILGKRVDFIDIDNDKVISIGGELIFGKIIKDFRCKEYFKKVSIKKFEKRFEYFKDLVISRILSPGSKLNFINYQKLFKQKDISIYSVYRLLDILYSKKSREEIQKCIFNHTMKIIEDKLIVAFYDVTTLHFESESEDDLRRVGFSKEGKLNRPQIQIGLLTTLEGYPLAYEVYEGNRFEGKTLIQTLINFEKRFSLKQKPIVVADRGMLSNCNLIELHKKGYKYIIGSRIKALKDEIKREIANLVFISDGDTKEIALDEELICKEKDKTIKKEKIAQRIVLSFSTQRFKKDNYLRQKGIEKLKNKIQTSPNITKSNLKLSPYAKFLDLSKDCKTKIQLNLEKITEDEKLDGIKGFITNDFSLSHQEIIEHYKNLWHIEEAFKISKTDLKIRPIHHRLEYRIKAHILVAFVAYAIYKEFERRLKLHNVQFTFSKKLIIELIKNMKAIETKDSIKLFNFNNYQSLIYSAIFNT, encoded by the coding sequence ATGTTTATTAGAGAGAAAAAGAATAAAAGCGGAAGTGTTAGCATTCAAATCATAAGTAAAAAAAGAGGAAAGTATAAAGTAATAGAGACTATAGGTTCTGCAAAAGATGAAATAAAAAGGTCACTTCTTTTAGATAAAGCTAAAAAGAGATTAAAAGAGTTAGAGCCGACTCTCTTTGATTTATATGAAGATAATAAAGATGAAAAAGCAGATATTTTAGGTAAGAGAGTTGATTTTATAGATATTGATAACGATAAAGTTATATCCATAGGCGGAGAGCTTATATTTGGAAAGATTATAAAAGATTTTAGATGTAAAGAGTATTTTAAGAAAGTAAGTATAAAAAAGTTTGAAAAGAGATTTGAGTATTTCAAGGATTTAGTAATATCAAGAATACTTTCTCCTGGGAGTAAATTAAATTTTATAAACTATCAAAAACTCTTTAAACAAAAAGATATTTCTATTTATAGTGTATATAGACTTCTTGATATTTTATACTCTAAAAAATCAAGAGAAGAGATTCAAAAATGTATTTTTAATCATACAATGAAAATTATAGAAGATAAATTAATAGTGGCCTTTTATGATGTAACGACTTTGCATTTCGAGAGTGAGAGTGAAGATGATTTAAGAAGGGTTGGTTTTTCCAAAGAGGGAAAATTAAATAGACCGCAGATTCAAATAGGACTTTTAACAACACTTGAAGGATATCCTTTAGCTTATGAAGTATATGAGGGAAATAGATTTGAAGGAAAGACATTAATCCAAACACTTATAAACTTTGAAAAAAGATTTTCTCTCAAACAAAAACCTATAGTAGTTGCAGATAGAGGAATGCTAAGTAACTGCAACCTTATTGAGCTTCATAAAAAAGGATACAAATATATTATTGGCTCACGCATAAAAGCTTTAAAAGATGAGATAAAAAGAGAAATTGCAAATCTTGTTTTTATATCTGATGGTGATACAAAAGAGATAGCTTTAGATGAAGAGCTTATTTGCAAAGAAAAAGATAAAACTATTAAAAAAGAGAAAATTGCGCAAAGAATAGTTCTATCTTTTTCTACACAAAGATTTAAAAAAGATAACTATTTAAGACAAAAGGGAATTGAAAAACTCAAAAACAAAATTCAAACATCTCCAAACATCACAAAATCTAATTTAAAACTATCACCCTATGCAAAATTTTTAGACCTAAGCAAAGATTGCAAAACAAAGATTCAACTTAATCTTGAAAAGATAACAGAAGATGAAAAACTTGATGGTATTAAAGGATTTATTACAAACGATTTTTCTTTATCTCATCAAGAAATTATAGAACATTATAAAAATCTTTGGCATATTGAAGAGGCTTTTAAAATATCTAAAACTGACCTAAAAATCAGACCGATTCATCATAGATTAGAATATAGAATCAAAGCCCATATCCTCGTAGCCTTTGTAGCTTATGCAATCTATAAAGAATTTGAAAGAAGGTTAAAACTTCATAATGTGCAATTTACTTTTTCTAAAAAACTTATAATTGAACTTATAAAAAATATGAAAGCCATTGAAACCAAAGACTCTATTAAACTTTTTAATTTTAACAATTATCAATCTCTAATTTACTCCGCTATATTCAATACCTAA
- a CDS encoding tetratricopeptide repeat protein, producing MYGRFNILSLSNEKFGLNTVILLENTKHYKEAKSAYIAALNRWKNDKELLFGLTNIHFLEKDYKSAKKFYEKVNDLKNGPLLNNLAITYLRLKECTKAKNTILQAISLNDNYKTFYEDTLNEINALCR from the coding sequence TTGTATGGTAGGTTTAATATTTTATCATTATCTAATGAAAAATTTGGGTTAAATACGGTTATTCTTTTAGAAAATACAAAACACTACAAAGAGGCTAAATCAGCTTATATAGCGGCACTTAATAGATGGAAAAATGATAAAGAGCTTCTTTTCGGTTTAACAAATATACACTTTTTGGAAAAAGATTATAAAAGTGCAAAAAAGTTCTATGAAAAGGTAAATGATTTAAAAAACGGTCCACTTTTAAACAATCTAGCTATAACATATCTTAGATTAAAAGAATGCACAAAAGCAAAAAATACCATATTACAGGCTATTAGTCTAAATGATAACTACAAAACATTTTATGAAGATACTCTAAACGAAATTAATGCTTTATGTAGATAA
- a CDS encoding tyrosine-type recombinase/integrase — MPKVVKPLTDKTIKEAKTKEKEYKIPDGDHLYLRVRPSGTKTFVFIYNSPIDGKRKTLTIGTYPQITLKQAREARDKANRLLAQNLDPILEREKEKFQNNLTFQTILYEFIQWRSTKVKENTLKSDKKRINNYIIPFFGNKKLTDIEISHLLEFIKYIQNKKFNKDNKSSSNKIDTIQKNFILLNLIFKYAINKQYIKNNPLTNFDLSMVIGKKEEKHYNSLTKAEDMRDFLSKLQKADIPLIAKLAIEFQALTAQRVSNVVNLKWKYIDFSNNIITFPKETMKTNKEHRIPVTSRVKEILEIIKTQNFNDIFVFAYQRDKPITDSTINDYIQRINPNISSHSFRGTFRTIATEYIYIHGFSQVSTATQKCTTSAM; from the coding sequence ATGCCAAAAGTTGTAAAACCCTTAACTGATAAAACAATCAAAGAGGCAAAAACTAAAGAAAAAGAGTATAAGATACCAGATGGCGACCATCTCTATTTAAGAGTAAGACCAAGCGGAACTAAAACATTCGTTTTTATTTACAATTCTCCAATAGATGGCAAAAGGAAAACGCTAACAATTGGAACATATCCACAAATCACACTAAAACAAGCAAGAGAAGCAAGAGATAAAGCTAATCGTTTACTTGCTCAAAACCTTGACCCTATATTGGAAAGAGAAAAAGAGAAATTTCAAAATAACCTTACCTTTCAAACCATTCTATACGAATTTATCCAATGGAGAAGCACAAAAGTCAAAGAAAATACTTTAAAATCCGATAAGAAAAGAATAAATAATTATATCATTCCATTCTTTGGAAATAAAAAGCTCACAGATATAGAAATTTCTCACTTATTGGAATTTATTAAATATATTCAAAATAAGAAGTTTAATAAAGACAATAAAAGCTCCAGTAATAAAATCGATACCATACAAAAAAATTTCATACTATTAAATCTTATTTTCAAATACGCTATTAATAAGCAATATATAAAAAACAATCCTTTAACTAATTTTGATTTATCTATGGTAATCGGTAAAAAAGAGGAAAAACATTACAACTCTTTGACCAAAGCGGAGGATATGCGAGATTTTTTATCCAAGCTCCAAAAAGCCGATATTCCGTTAATAGCAAAACTTGCGATAGAGTTTCAAGCTTTAACGGCTCAAAGAGTTTCAAATGTAGTCAATCTAAAATGGAAATATATTGACTTTTCTAATAACATCATCACATTTCCAAAAGAAACAATGAAAACCAATAAAGAGCATAGAATACCTGTAACTTCAAGAGTTAAAGAGATATTGGAAATTATAAAAACCCAAAACTTTAACGATATATTTGTATTTGCTTATCAAAGAGACAAACCTATAACAGATAGCACCATTAATGATTATATTCAACGCATAAATCCTAACATTAGCAGTCATAGCTTTAGAGGGACATTTAGAACAATAGCCACTGAATATATTTAC